CAGCGCGTCATGATTGCTATGGCGGTTCTGACTAAGCCCAAATTACTGATTGCCGATGAACCAACGACGGCACTGGATGTTTCGGTGCAAGCCCAGATTTTGAGTTTGCTGAAAGAGTTAAAGCAAGAGATGGGCATGAGTTTGCTGTTTATCACCCATAACCTGAATATCGTGCGCCGGCTGGCTGATAATGTGGCCGTGATGCGTGAGGGGCGCGTGGTTGAGCGCAATACTCGTCAGGCGCTGTTTAACTCACCACAGCATGCCTATACTCGCCAGTTATTGGATGCCGAACCACAGGGCGAACCACTTCCACTCCAGGCGGGCCTGCAACCCTTACTTGAAGTCAAAGGGCTACAAGTGGCTTTCCCGATTAAACGTGGCTTGTTGCGCCGAACTGTCTCGCATCATTATGCTTTGAAAGATCTCAGTTTTGCTTTAAGACCCGGTGAAAGCTTAGGTTTGGTGGGGGAATCCGGTTCAGGGAAAAGCACCACCGGGCTGGCATTGCTGCGCTTATTGCCTTCCCAAGGTGAGATTTGGTTTGATGGTCAACCGTTGCATAATTTCTCGCCCAAACAGATGTTGCCTTATCGCAGCCGAATTCAAGTGGTGTTCCAGGACCCTTACTCAGCACTGAATCCACGCTTGAATATTCAGCAGATTATTGCTGAGGGGCTGGAAGTTCATCAGAAACTCAGTGCGGCGCATCGCGAGCTGCGTGTGATTAAGGCGATGGAAGAAGTTGGATTGGATCCGGTGAGCCGCTATCGCTACCCAACGGAGTTCTCTGGTGGACAGCGCCAGCGCATTGCTATTGCACGCGCATTAATCCTGCAACCTCAATTACTGATCCTCGACGAGCCTACGTCTTCTCTGGACAAATCGGTACAGGCACAAATTCTGGCTTTGCTGAAATCCCTTCAGCAGCGCTACCAACTCAGTTACCTGTTTATTAGCCATGACTTACAAGTCGTACGATCACTGTGCCATCAAGTGATTGTGTTAAAACAGGGAGAGGTGGTGGAACAAGGGGACTGCCAGTCCATTTTTGCTGCGCCAAAACAGCAATATACCCAGCAATTATTGCAATTTGCTGACTAGTTTGGCGCACAGCAGGAATCAGGGCATACGAAAACGCCAGCATAAATCACTGACGAAAGCTTAATCGCAAATCAGAAAGGATAAAGCGCAGTCATGGTCTCAGCAATAGCCACACCGACATCTTTCAGGCGGCACATGGTCGCACTTTCATCCTGACGATGAACAAACAGGCAAGGCTCGCCTTCCCATTCCACAATGGCGGAGTCCACTTGTATCTCTTGTAGCGAGAGATGGAGCCGCTGCATGATAATCTGGGCATGTTTACCATCATGGCTCAGTAACTTAAGTCCCATGAGATCATTGTTGCTATCGTCTATCGCGGCTAGTGGCATCGGTTCAACTTTGACGCCGATAAACCCAGATAACCAGCGGTAACTTTGCGGCAGACGATGTACTACCGAAAGTTGGATATTATTCACGTATTTTTCCTAGTCAAAAATAAAATTCAAAAATCACAAAAGCACCACAATGACTCACACTCACTAAAGTTATAGCCGCTAAGTTGTCATTGTGCTTGGTTCAAACCTCACCAAAACACATTTTTGATAACAATTTAGAAACCAAAAATCTACAACGCCATTTTTTGTGCTGTTTTTAACCTTTGGTCAGTCCCCTTACCAAGCTTGAGACTGCCGGTTTGGGATTTAGATCCCATTTTTCGTTATATTTATACCTTTATGGCGGCTATCTCAACCATTTTTCTTGCAAACCCATTACCTAATACCAGCCAATATTTTACATTTAACGAACAATTCATCATCACACAAACCTAATAAAGTAGATTTAATTAATTGATAAATATATAAATTCACTGATATCAACTTCTCTCTTACGAGCAAGAATAACAGGTAAAAATAACGTTATAACAATTTCATCTTTTTTGATACATCGCTCAAAAAGTTAACAATATGGTGCCAGGCACAACTATGCAATAAATAATAATATGTATGCTTATTATATTGATTAAGCGTAAGAGTTTTGCCGTTTTTAGAGGCAAATAGAGTGATATTTAATGATATGAAAGGTAAAACAAGGAGGAGAAATAGACAGGACTGAAATTGACAAATTGGTTACAAATAATAAACGTGAAGGGAGTCCCAAAGGCGTCTACCCTTCACATTCTATTCAATAAGGCTATTTTACCGCGTTTTTATTCTGCGGACGGCTGGCATACAGATACAGCAGCATGGCGACAATAATACAAAATGCCATTGAACTGACCATCGACCAGGCACTGCGGGAGGGGGCCATCGATAACAGCGTTCCCACTACCGCGCCAATACCAAAGCGCAAAGTACCGGCCAAAGAAGACGCCGTCCCAGCCATATGCGGGAAATCATCCAAAATGACTGCCATCGCATTTGAGGTAATCATCGCGATGCACCCGACATAAGCCGCTACCCCCAACACCAGCGCCCAGAATCCTAACCCGGTGGCACAGACCACCAATAGCCAGATCCCCATGACAAATTGAACTAACATACCAAAACGGAACATCTTCAGTGCTCCGAAGCGGCGAACATTACGGCTGTTGATCAATGTCATCAAGAATAAAAAGACAATATTCAGCGCGAAGTAATAGCCGAAGTTTTGCGGAGAAACTCCATTTAAATCAATATAAACAAAAGGCCCGGCACTGAGGAATGAGAACATACCGGCAAATGAGAAACCGCTGGCCAACATGTAGCATAGTACCCGCTTATGGCGGAATAACGTCGCGAAATTGCCAATAGTGGTGCGCAAGTGGAACCGCTGCCGTTTCTCTTTCGGCAAGCTCTCTTTAATAAATAGCGCGACCAGTATCGCCCCCACCAACGCAGCACCCGCCATGCTCCAGAAGATGGCGTGCCAGCTAAACCACACTAACAAGGCACCACCGATAATCGGTGCCAGCAGCGGCGCGATAGTCATCACCAAGACCACAAAAGACATCATTCGTGAGAAATCATCTTTGGTGAACATATCTCGCATCAATGCATTAATCACCACACTGGCAGCGGCGGCTGACAAACCATGCAGGAAGCGCAAATTAATCAGTTGCTCAACCGACTGCGCCATGGCACAAGCCATCCCCGCCAGAGCGAAGATAAGCGTACCCCAGAAGATAACCGGCTTACGCCCGATGCTATCAGCCATTGGCCCATAGAACATTTGCCCGATGGCGAACCCCAGTACATAGGCACTTAGTGTCATCTGTACCGCACCACTTTCTACACCAAACTCCTGCGCAATGATGGGCATACTGGGCAGATACATATCAATAGCCAGAGGCATCAGCATTGATAGCAAGCCCAGGATAAAGATCAAGCCAACGTGGGATGTCCGGTTCTTTGCTTCATTTGGATTACTGGCATGCACGTTCGACCACTCCTTCAATAACCTACCAACCTACCGCGGGTAATATCAACGGCAAAACAGTGTGGAAACAAGGGCTCCACACAGCAATAGAACATCAATTACAAATGGGGAGCGCCAACACTGGCGATTTCTTCAGGTGTCAGTGGGCGATACTCCCCAGGAGCCAAATCATCATCAAGTTTAATAGCGCCAATGCGCTCACGATGCAGTTCCAGCACGCGATTACCCACTGCCGCAAACATGCGTTTCACCTGATGGTAGCGCCCTTCACTGATGGTCAGCCGCACCAACTGTGGTTCGATAACCTCAAGCTGAGCCGGTTTAGTCAGAGACTTCTCATTATGCAACTGCACGCCGTCGGTAAACTGCTGCGCGGTATCATCAGCAATCGGCTGTTCCAGCGTCACCAAATAGGTCTTTTCACAATGATGGCGTGGTGAGGTAATGCGATGTGACCATTGACCATCATCGGTCATCAGCACCAATCCGGTGGTATCGATATCCAACCGCCCAGCGGCATGAAGTTTGTATGCTACTGGTTCATCAAGGAAATACAGCACGGTCGGATGATCCGGGTCTTCTGTTGAACACACATAACCCTGCGGTTTGTTCAGCATAAAGTAACGTGGGCCAACCGTTTGTTGTAATGGGTTGCCGTCAAATCTCACATCTTGTTCCGGTGTCAGCTTGATAGCACCACTTTTGACCACTTCGCCATCTATAGTGACGCGTTTTGCCCGCAGCTCGCGCGCAACTAACGCCCGGCTAACCCCTAATTGCTGAGATAAAAACTTGTCCAATCGCATTGAATCTACTTTGCCTGTTAATAGAGTCGTGCCACCGAGGGGCACGATACCCGCACTCACACCTGCCAACGATGACAGAATGCTAATTATACGGTATGAAATTAATAAAACAGTATAGCGGCGGTTGCCATATCATCCTAGGAACAGTTACGCAAAAAGCCGTTATTGAGAAACGACTTATCCGCGCGATCCCGCCTCTCGCACCCGCAGCCACACACGGGCATAATAATAGAAAGTCTTGAAGATTAATGGCACTTATACGTTGCAGGAAAGTGTTGCAAATGGTGAATGAGTTGAACAATTTGGAAATGATGATAAAAATCACCGGGCGGGCTTATTAATGGCCTTTACGTTACGCCCTTATCAACAAGAAGCGGTAGATGCGACCCTCGCTCATTTTCGCCGCCATGCCGAACCAGCACTCATTGTCTTACCCACTGGCGCGGGTAAAAGTCTGGTTATCGCTGAATTAGCCAAACTGGCGCGCGGGCGCGTTTTAGTGCTGGCGCATGTCAAAGAACTGGTGGCGCAGAATCACGCCAAATATTGTGCTTATGGTTTAGAGGCTGATATTTTTGCCGCAGGCCTGCAACAACGCCAAAGTGAAGGGAAAGTGGTTTTTGGTAGCGTACAATCCGTGGCGCGAAACCTGTCTCTATTTGATAGTGCCTTTTCACTGCTGATAATTGATGAATGTCATCGAATCAGCGATAAAGATGACAGCCAATATCAGCAAATTATTCAGCATTTACGTACCACCAACCCACGCCTGCGCTTATTGGGGCTGACTGCCACCCCCTACCGCTTGGGTAAAGGCTGGATCTATCAATTCCACTATCACGGTATCACCCGTGGTGATGAAAAATCCCTGTTCCGCGATTGTATTTATGAATTACCCCTGCGTTATATGATTAAGCACGGCTTTCTGGTCCCACCGGAACGGCTGGATATGCCCGTCGTACAATATGATTTCAGCCGCTTGACCAGCAATAGCGACGGTATGTTCCGTGAAGCGGATTTAGACCGCGAGCTTAAGCAGCAGCAAAGAATTACCCCACATATTGTCAGTCAGATAATGGAGTATGCCGCCCATCGACGAGGGGTGATGATTTTCGCCGCCACCGTTGAGCATGCCAAAGAGGTCTATGGGCTGTTGCCTAAAGGTGAGGCTGCGCTGGTAAGTGCCGGAACGCCGCCAGCCGAACGGGATGCGTTAATTACCGCGTTTAAACAGCAGCAATTGCGCTATTTGGTGAATGTCGCGGTGCTGACCACCGGTTTTGATGCCCCGCATGTCGATCTGATTGCCATTCTTCGCCCGACCGAGTCAGTTAGTTTGTATCAGCAAATTGTCGGGCGCGGGCTGCGGCTCTCTCCGGGCAAAGAAGATTGCCTGATTCTGGATTATGCCGGTAACCCCCATGACCTTTTCGCTCCGGAAGTGGGTACCAGCAAACCCCACGGTGACAGCCAGCCAGTGCAGGTCTTTTGCCCGGACTGCGGCTTTGCCAATATCTTCTGGGGGAAATGCACTGAGTCCGGCGAGATTATTGAACACTATGGCCGCCGCTGCCAAGGCTGGTTTGAAGATGATCAAGGTGCACGAGCACAATGTGATTACCGCTTCCGCTTCAAATCCTGCCCACATTGTGGTGCAGAAAATGATATTGCTGCTCGCCGCTGCCATCAGTGTCAGGAGGTGCTGGTCGATCCCGATGACATGCTCAAAGCTGCGTTGAAATTAAAGGATGCGCTGGTACTACGTTGTGGCGGAATGAACCTGGAAGCGGGTCAGGATGCAAAAGGTGAGTGGCTAAAAATCACCTATTACGACGAAGAGGGTACCAATACCAGTGAGCGATTTCGCTTAACCACTGCCGCACAACGAATGGCATTCGAGCAAATTTTCCTTCGTCCGCACCAACGGGCTCCGGGTATTGCGCTTAAATGGCAAACTGCCGCAGATATCATCGCCCAGCAAGCGCTATTGCGTTATCCCGATTTTGTTGTCGCCCGCCGTCGCGGGCAATGGTGGCAAATCAGGGAAAAGGTTTTTGATTATCAGGGCCGTTTTAGACGCGCTGATTCCCTCGCCTAAGCCGCATTTAGCCTGATAATTTCGCAGTTTCGTTTGCTGTCTGCTCAATACTTCGCTAGAATGTCGCCCGCTTTGCTGTGGGTTTACCCAATCAAAGCCGAGTATCGAACCTGTTGCTGGGTCGCCTGTAGCAGGGTAAATTTTCTTTAAGAGAAAACAAAATGATCACTATCAAAGCAGAAGTACGTAACGACCAGGGTAAGGGTGCGAGCCGCCGCCTGCGTGCAGCAAATAAATTTCCGGCAATCATTTACGGTGGTTCAGAAGCAGCAATCGCTATTGAGCTTGACCATGACACCACCAAAAACCTTGAATTGAAACCGGGCTTTTATGATAATACTGGACTGACTCTGGTTATCAACGGTAAAGAAACCAAAGTTAAAGTACAGGCTGTTCAGCGTCACGCTTTCAAGCCAAAACTGACTCATATCGACTTCGTTCGCATTTAATCGCGCCGCTGTCGATATTCGGGACGCCGAAATAAAAAACGCCGCTTATGCGGCGTTTTTTATTGGCAATTCAAACTGTTATCATTTTCCTGAATTGCGCTGTAACTGATCACGCAGATTCGGTGGCGTACCTTTAATGGTCAACGTGTCTGTTGCCGCATCCCAAAAAATACGCTCGCCCAATAACAATGCATCGAAATTAATACTCAACCCGCCGCCACTGCCGGCAAATTTAGTCAATTGACGCAACGTACCGCGATCCGCCGGGAAGCTCTCTTCCAATGCATAACCTTGTTCAACGGAGAATTGCTGAAAATCTTTCTCGCCCAACTTCGGCAACTCTTGCGCAAGTTCCTGCAAAGCAATTTCTTCACCAGCCTGCAACTGCTCATTACAGTAGCTATAAACCTGCTGGCGATATGCCTGACGTTCATTTTTACCCAGCTCGGCATCCGCGCAATAATCATCAACTGCCTGTAATAAACCGCGGTTCTGCGCTTTAGTATCCAGGCCTTCACTTGCGGCCAGAAAATCCATAAAGAAATCAGAAACCTTGCGCCCTACCCGCCCTTTCAGGAAAGTCAGGTAACGGGTGGATTCCGGGTTGTTTTCCCATTCAGTTAAATCGATACGAGCCACAATATCAGCACGATTAATATCGAGATAATGGGTCGTACTCAGATCAAGTTGCTCATTAACGCGCATGCTATTGCAACTGCTCAGTACTGCAATCAGCAAATATTCCACTGCCAGATAGCGGTATTGGCAAAACAGCACCACGCCCCCCTCGGCAAATGGGTATTTGGCTAACTCATCCCGCAAACGTCCAGTCGCTGCACGGCTAAAGCTGAGGAAGTCTTCATCACCCTTACGGCTTCGTTTCAGCGCATCAGCCAGCTCGCTTTGTTCATTAAATAATCCATAAGCTTTGCTTTTGGCACTGTAAACCCGATGCAGCTCGGCCATCATTTCTTCAACTACAGCATTGGCAGGTAACAACGAATCGCGCAACACCACATCAAGCGTTTGTTCATCACGTTTGACAAGCTGGTGTAAGGCTATCTGGTCAATATCCAGACTCATGATAAATACTCCTTTTGGCTAGTGGCGTATTCAATCACTGATGCCTGAGGGCTGCAACCCAAAAGCTATCTCGCCCCCCCAATTAATGGCTAATGATTCTTAATGCTATAAAATAGCGGAAAAGCGCGTCTCTATACGGTAAGATATGGGACTTTGTCAGGTGTTGAGCTCAATTTTTATGCCACAATCATCCCGTTACAGTGACGAACACGTTGAACAATTGCTATCTGAATTGGTCAGCGTACTGGAAAAACACCGTACCCCAACCGATCTTTCTTTGATGGTTTTGGGGAATATGGTAACAAATCTGATCAATACCAGCATTGCTCCCGCGCAACGCAAAGTATTGGCTCGTTCTTTCGCTGAAGCCCTTCAAGCTTCAGTACGTGAAGACAAAGCTCATTAATTTATCGGCCAAGACTGCAATCTCAATATGGTGACAAATCGTCAGCGCTATCGTGAAAAAGTCTCCCAGATGATCAGCTGGGGGCACTGGTTCGCCTTGTTTAATATCCTGTTCAGCCTGGTGCTGGGTAGCCGCTATTTGTTTGTTTCCGATTGGCCCTCATCGCTGATTGGCCGTGTCTATGCCCTTGTCAGTTGGCTGGGGCACTTTAGTTTTATCGTGTTTGCCGCCTATCTACTGGTGATATTCCCGCTGACCTTCGTGGTGATGTCACAGCGGTTGCTCCGATTCATCTCCGCCGCTTTCGCTACCGCGGGTTTGACCCTGTTATTAGTGGATACCGAGGTCTTCACCCGTTTCCACCTACATCTTAACCCCGTCGTGTGGGAATTAGTGGTTAACCCGGATCAAACTGAGCTGGCGCGTGATTGGCAATTGATGTTTATTGCCGTGCCGGTCATTTTTCTGGTCGAGATGCTTTTCGGCACCTGGGCATGGCAAAAACTTCGTAGCCTCAACCGGCAACGCTTTGTTAAACCATTGGTTGCCGTATTTATTTTAGCCTTCTTTGCCTCGCATCTAATTTATATCTGGGCAGATGCTAATTTCTATCGGCCAATCAGTATGCAGCGCGCAAACTTGCCGCTCTCATACCCGATGACTGCACGTAAATTCCTTGAAAAACATGGTTTGCTTGACCAGGAAGAATATCAGCGTCGCTTGATAGAACAAGGTAATCCAGATGCCCTAACAGTGGAATATCCTCTCAGCCCCATTGTGTTTAGTGACAACGGCAGTGGTTACAACCTGTTATTAATTGTGGTTGATGGCATCCGTGCTAATAGCCTGCAAAAAGATATGCCTGCTTTGTCAGAGTTTGGTCATGCCAACATTCAGTTTAACCGGCATTATAGTTCGGGTAATCGCCAGGATACGGGTCTGTTTGGTCTGTTTTATGGTATCTCCCCAACCTACCTCGACGGTATTCTTTCTGCGCGTAAACCTTCTGCATTTATCACGTCATTGAGTGCGCAAGGGTATCAATTTGGGTTGTTCTCATCCGATGGCTTTGCCTCACCGCTCTATCGCCAGGCATTGCTATCCGATTTCACCTTACCTGCGCCAGCAGAGCAAACGGACAGTGAAACCACCGCACAATGGCAGCAATGGCTATCAACACTCAATAGCAATGTGCCGTGGTTCTCATACATTAATTTGAATGGCGCTGTTGAAGCGCAAGATCCGGTCATCGGTCATAAAGTTGCCCTCCCAACTGATTTTATTCATAACTATCAAGCGGGTGCCAAAGATGTTGATCAGCAGATTGCGACCATTCTGGATACGCTAAAACAACGTGGCCTACTTGATAAGACCGTAATTATTATTACTGCGGCCCATGGTGTCGAATTTAATGACACTGGCAATGATAACTGGGGTGCTGGCAGTAGCTTTAATCGACAGCAACTACAGGTTCCATTAATTGTTCATTGGCCGGGCACTCCCGCGCAGAAAGTGAATAAGCTAACGAACCATGAAGACATCATGGCGACACTGATGCAGCGGCTATTACACGTCAAAACTGCCTCAGAAGACTATTCGCAAGGGGAAGACTTGTTCGCGGCGCAACGTAGCAATAACTGGGTGGCGACGGGTGATAATGGCACGTTGGTGATTACCACGCCAACACAAACCATCGTGTTAGATAATAATGGTGAATATCGTACCTATGATATGCAAGGCAATGAAATTAAAGATGAAAAGCCACAACTTCCGTTGCTGTTGCAAGTACTGACTGATATAAAACGTTTTATTGCGAACTAGCTCTAAAAAATGAGTATGTCACGGTTAAAAAAACAGCAAACGTATTGGCATAGTCTTGCATTAGTCACTGTAAAATGTAGTATAAATGCCATTGCATCGGCATGTAGCGCAGCTTGGTAGCGCACCGTCATGGGGTGTCGGGGGTCGGAGGTTCAAATCCTCTCATGCCGACCAAATATCCCCAAGAAAACCAATCCATTAGGGTTGGTTTTTTTGTTTGTGGGATTTGGCTGGCGTGGCTGTGGTGTAAAACCCAAAGGTAAAAAATGACTCATTTGCGAGCAGATTGAAATCATTAACTTACATTATTAATAAAATAAAAATACATAAATATTATTAATAATAAAAATCCAGCTTTTTCATTGCATTGCCCATCAAATCTCAATTACTCGCTTAATTAGTGCGGTAGACTATTTGCAACAATTCAATTTCGTGAGCTACATTTCTCATGGATATATATATTATCCTAATAAATGTAGTTGCATTTCCATTAGTTGCAATTATATATCACATCAATTATCAGAGGGCGTTATTATAATGGGCAACAATAATCAACTAAAAAATGAAGATGATACTGCGGCATTATATTTATTGGAGCAGGCTATGGGCTTTACTTTTCAAGCCTCATTACGTGCTGCAACAATTTTAGGGGTGGCGGATCATCTGAAAAAAGAGGCGAAAACTGCGGAGGAACTTGGGCAGACAGTGGAGGCAGACTCACGTCAATTAAATCGAGTATTACGTATGCTAGCATCGCGAAATATCTTTGCAGAATCGGCAGATGGTCGATTTTCACTGACCCCAGCGGCACAGTATCTTCGCTCAGATCATAATGACTCACTACGCGCGGCAGTATTAATGCTGACGGATAAAACATTCTGGCTCCCACTCGGTAATCTTGTTGAGAATCTACGAGGTGAATCAGCCTTTAAAAAGGCATTCGGAATGTCTTTTTATGAATACTGGTCACGAGATAACATTCCCGAATCAGAAGGTGATTTTCATGCTGGAATGTCATCAATGTCCTCAGTAGAAAATAACTTCCTGGTGCGCAGCTATGACTTTCCAAAACATGCCACAGTGATTGATATTGCCGGGGGGTTCGGTGGGTTGCTATTGAAAGTGCTGCAACATAATCCCACATTACATGGTATTTTGTTCGATCGCCCTGCGGTCTTAGAAAAGAACCGCCTTAGCGAGTTGGGGGATGATTCACGTTGGGAAACCCAGACAGGTAATTTCTTTGAAAGCTGCCCAACAGCTGATATTTATTTATTAAAATACATCACGATGGATTGGCCGGAAGAACAAGCAAGTCAGATATTGCGCAGTTGTCGTAATGCAATGCGGCCCAATTCAAAAGTGCTTATCTTTGAACCCGTTATATCCAGAGAAGATACCAGGCAAGGTGGCAAAGAGATCGACCTTTTGTTATTAGGTAGTTTTGATGGAGGACAAGCACGCACTGAGGAGGAGCTTAAAACACTGCTGGCCAGTGCAGATCTGAAACTTAATCGTATTATCGATACCGGAAGCTATGTATCAATCATTGAGGCTATTCCAGCCTAGATATAAGCATCTATTTTAAAGAAATACGGCCTAATTGAAGATTAAACAAAAGTTTATTCGGATAATGGCCATCCATTAAATAATAAAGAAAAATGGGCAATGTTATGAAATATGGCGGTATAGCATTGTCTATTTTATTAACACTTAAATATTAATAATAACAAGATTAAGAAGTCTTTCAATATTAAATGGGGGAAGCTATTTTTACAATTATAGCTATAAGTCTTTTTGCCAACCCTTGGCGATAAACATATTTGATGATCTTACTCACCACTCTCAAAAAACAGAGTGGCGAGAATCATACAAAACATTAATAAACTATAACGCGGCCATTAAGCGGCTGTATTGGCCGATTATTGTTATGATGAACAACAGAAACATTAACAGGCTGATCAAGCACTAACCAGGTTACACCTTCAGAACAAGGTGGTGTGGTAAGTGAACCACTAAAACGGTAGAAGTTGAACTATTTTGGTAGCAACGCATTAATATCCAAAGACCTATTCAGTATTGCCAGTTGGTCGATCGCTGTTGGCATTTGCTGCCAGGCCAGTGCTAATTGTGTATTAGCTATATGTCAGTGACTTCCTACAAAACGATAAAATTATTGTAATAGCTTAAATCTAAAATATTTTTTCATTAATGAAAAATGTAACCAACTGCGTTGGGGAGGGTGTACAGGAGAAAATGGTGAGAAAGGCCGGTGTTAAACGGCCCTTCCCTGTTGGCTGGTTTATCGGAGAGTTAAAGCTCTTCACCATTGCTGGCAATCACTTTTTTATACCAGTCAAAACTTTGTTTACGTGAACGCGCCATGGTGCCGGTGCCGTCATCGTTTTTATCCACGTAGATAAAACCATAACGCTTGCTGTATTCACCGGTTGTGAATGATACACAATCGATACAACCCCACGGGGTGTAGCCCATCAGGTCTACGCCATCTTCAAACACTGCTTTTTTCATCTGCTCAATATGGGCTTTAAGATACGCAATGCGGTAATCATCATGAACCATACCGTCATCAGCCACTTTGTCGATAGCACCAAAACCATTTTCAACAATAAACAGCGGCTTCTGGTAACGTTCATACAATACGCTCAGTGAATAACGCAAGCCGACGGGATCGATCTGCCATCCCCAATCGGATGCTTTAACATGTGGATTCGGTACACTGCCCTCAAAGCCAGAAAGGGAGTTGCCGCTACCGGGATTAACCGCAGAAACTGCGTTACTCATGTAATAGCTTAAGCCCATATAATCGGCGCAGCCCTCACGTAGAGTATCAAGGTCGCCCTCTTCCATATTGATAGTGAAACCGCGGCGCTCCCATTCATTCAGAATATATGAAGGGTAGTAACCACGCATGTGGACGTCACCGAATAGATAACGCTCACGCATAGCCTCCACCGAATACATCATGTCATCTGGATGGCAGGAGAATGGATAGAGCGGCACCATCGCGACCATACAGCCAATCTTGAATTCTGGATTAATAGCGTGGCCTAATTTGACAACTTTGGCACTGGCAACAAACTGATGATGCAGAACCTGATACATCGTTTCTTCAGGATTTTCTTGCTCAGTGAAAACCACTCCAGAGCAGCAGTAACCAAATAGTGGATATTTCCAGTTACGTTGGTTATTGATCTCGTTGAATGTCATCCAATATTTGACTTTGCTCTTGTAGCGCTCCATGACCACTTCACTGAATTTCACGAAAAAGTCGACCACTTTCCGATTTTTCCAGCCACCGTATTCTTTAACCAAGTGCCACGGCATTTCAAAATGAGATAGCGTAATAACCGGTTCGATACCGTATTTCAACAGCTCATCAAACATATCATCGTAAAATTGCAGACCCGCTTCATTCGGCTGCAACTCATCACCCTTCGGGAAAATACGCGTCCAGGCAATGGAAGTACGGAAGCATTTGAAGCCCATTTCGGCAAACAGCGCGATATCTTCTTTATAATGACCATAAAAATCAACCGCTTCATGGTTTGGATAGCGATAACCTTCTTGCACACCATCAGTCATAACTCGGTCAACACCGTGAGCGCCACCGGACAATACATCAGCAATGCTTACACCTTTGCCGCCTTTATCCCAGCC
The sequence above is drawn from the Yersinia enterocolitica subsp. enterocolitica genome and encodes:
- the rplY gene encoding 50S ribosomal protein L25, with the protein product MITIKAEVRNDQGKGASRRLRAANKFPAIIYGGSEAAIAIELDHDTTKNLELKPGFYDNTGLTLVINGKETKVKVQAVQRHAFKPKLTHIDFVRI
- the yejK gene encoding nucleoid-associated protein YejK, which encodes MSLDIDQIALHQLVKRDEQTLDVVLRDSLLPANAVVEEMMAELHRVYSAKSKAYGLFNEQSELADALKRSRKGDEDFLSFSRAATGRLRDELAKYPFAEGGVVLFCQYRYLAVEYLLIAVLSSCNSMRVNEQLDLSTTHYLDINRADIVARIDLTEWENNPESTRYLTFLKGRVGRKVSDFFMDFLAASEGLDTKAQNRGLLQAVDDYCADAELGKNERQAYRQQVYSYCNEQLQAGEEIALQELAQELPKLGEKDFQQFSVEQGYALEESFPADRGTLRQLTKFAGSGGGLSINFDALLLGERIFWDAATDTLTIKGTPPNLRDQLQRNSGK
- a CDS encoding YejL family protein, which gives rise to MPQSSRYSDEHVEQLLSELVSVLEKHRTPTDLSLMVLGNMVTNLINTSIAPAQRKVLARSFAEALQASVREDKAH
- the yejM gene encoding LPS biosynthesis-modulating metalloenzyme YejM, encoding MVTNRQRYREKVSQMISWGHWFALFNILFSLVLGSRYLFVSDWPSSLIGRVYALVSWLGHFSFIVFAAYLLVIFPLTFVVMSQRLLRFISAAFATAGLTLLLVDTEVFTRFHLHLNPVVWELVVNPDQTELARDWQLMFIAVPVIFLVEMLFGTWAWQKLRSLNRQRFVKPLVAVFILAFFASHLIYIWADANFYRPISMQRANLPLSYPMTARKFLEKHGLLDQEEYQRRLIEQGNPDALTVEYPLSPIVFSDNGSGYNLLLIVVDGIRANSLQKDMPALSEFGHANIQFNRHYSSGNRQDTGLFGLFYGISPTYLDGILSARKPSAFITSLSAQGYQFGLFSSDGFASPLYRQALLSDFTLPAPAEQTDSETTAQWQQWLSTLNSNVPWFSYINLNGAVEAQDPVIGHKVALPTDFIHNYQAGAKDVDQQIATILDTLKQRGLLDKTVIIITAAHGVEFNDTGNDNWGAGSSFNRQQLQVPLIVHWPGTPAQKVNKLTNHEDIMATLMQRLLHVKTASEDYSQGEDLFAAQRSNNWVATGDNGTLVITTPTQTIVLDNNGEYRTYDMQGNEIKDEKPQLPLLLQVLTDIKRFIAN
- a CDS encoding methyltransferase, coding for MGNNNQLKNEDDTAALYLLEQAMGFTFQASLRAATILGVADHLKKEAKTAEELGQTVEADSRQLNRVLRMLASRNIFAESADGRFSLTPAAQYLRSDHNDSLRAAVLMLTDKTFWLPLGNLVENLRGESAFKKAFGMSFYEYWSRDNIPESEGDFHAGMSSMSSVENNFLVRSYDFPKHATVIDIAGGFGGLLLKVLQHNPTLHGILFDRPAVLEKNRLSELGDDSRWETQTGNFFESCPTADIYLLKYITMDWPEEQASQILRSCRNAMRPNSKVLIFEPVISREDTRQGGKEIDLLLLGSFDGGQARTEEELKTLLASADLKLNRIIDTGSYVSIIEAIPA
- a CDS encoding 6-phospho-beta-glucosidase — its product is MSHKQLPKDFLWGGAVAAHQVEGGWDKGGKGVSIADVLSGGAHGVDRVMTDGVQEGYRYPNHEAVDFYGHYKEDIALFAEMGFKCFRTSIAWTRIFPKGDELQPNEAGLQFYDDMFDELLKYGIEPVITLSHFEMPWHLVKEYGGWKNRKVVDFFVKFSEVVMERYKSKVKYWMTFNEINNQRNWKYPLFGYCCSGVVFTEQENPEETMYQVLHHQFVASAKVVKLGHAINPEFKIGCMVAMVPLYPFSCHPDDMMYSVEAMRERYLFGDVHMRGYYPSYILNEWERRGFTINMEEGDLDTLREGCADYMGLSYYMSNAVSAVNPGSGNSLSGFEGSVPNPHVKASDWGWQIDPVGLRYSLSVLYERYQKPLFIVENGFGAIDKVADDGMVHDDYRIAYLKAHIEQMKKAVFEDGVDLMGYTPWGCIDCVSFTTGEYSKRYGFIYVDKNDDGTGTMARSRKQSFDWYKKVIASNGEEL